In Musa acuminata AAA Group cultivar baxijiao chromosome BXJ3-9, Cavendish_Baxijiao_AAA, whole genome shotgun sequence, a single genomic region encodes these proteins:
- the LOC135649355 gene encoding uncharacterized protein LOC135649355, producing MDTTICIEDQLSKLHPCFPVQTRIAIVGAGPSGLSAAYALAKLGYGNVTIFEKCQSVAGMCESVDIEGKIYDLGGQVIAANSAPVISHLAKEVGAEFEEMDAHKLAFIDSRSGKFEDMKVADDYASLISMTLKLQDEATRSGHIGIHALSGIASDSTLDFLKLHGLSSLPKSVAYGYTASGYGFVQDMPYAYIQEFTRTSMAGKIRRFKGGYMSMWQKLSQSLPFEVLCNTEVLMVKRNISGVRVTVKNADDEQKLMKFDKIIFSGNLTFKNGRTYRSSFLTTGENEVVDLNDLEKQLFCKVRTIDYYTTVLKIKGFEHISVGFYYFGEFMEDPATIGHPVAMQRFFADTNIFLFWSYGNSSNIRSPTVTSLLINVVRTMGGIIEKVVLQRRFKYFPHVDSEEMKNGFFEKLETQLQGFQNTYYLGGLMAFELTERNSSYAMALVCNYFARRGEMPLIPYVKRLFPLVSSQEPYFQRELGELAGVEFPDLPSLDSYLSFWGTHPVTVSKTLYTWITEEGQVVDQRTYSELQANACHIAQNLLTSKKPTFKPGDRVLLVYLPGLEFIDAFFGCLKAKIVPVPLLPPDPLKRGGQALLKIHNISKLCNTVAILSTSSYHRAVRTGFVMNVISLTNSNSRSSAFWPDLPWIYTDSLIKKYRSQSRKLKDLESEAISSESQPDDICFLQFTSGSTGDPKGVMITHGGLIHNVKTMRRKYRSTSKTILVSWLPQYHDMGLIGGLFTALVSGGSSILFSPMTFIRNPLLWLQTMSDYQATHSAAPNFAFELVIRRLESDKVKNHAYDLSSVVFLMVAAEPVRQKTLKKFIDISRPFGLCQEILAPGYGLAENCVFVSCAFGEGKPVLIDWQGRVCCGYVNPNDSDVDITIIDPETLKEHEEFGKEGEIWISSPSAGIGYWGDKDMSQKTFFNELDNHKGKRYTRTGDLGRIIDGKLFITGRIKDLIIVAGRNIYSADVEKTVESSSKALRPGCCAVIGVPEETLTEKGISVPETSDQVGLVVIAEVKEGESVNEEIVEEIKARVTEEHGVSVASVKLIKPRTISKTSSGKIRRFECLKQFTDDTLILVKKPNISKKILSRSFTTGSSIEGRRLHLPLDKSPNFQPRNAGKNVGEIINFLKRLVAEQTGLEVEKISATESLVSYGIDSIGVVRAAQKLSDYLGVPVGAVDIFTATCISDLASFSGNLLLESQPGSMTTTSYLPEVEAEFLGHDINPSTIWKLTIWLLQLLAITYISFILVFPAYVSSSMFMKLHPLILIEEMSFASSLISLVLAPLAWISYIFLTCLFLSLFGNSFLQLNYVLTPEVSIWSVDFVKWWALSKAQELAAKFLAVYLRGTAFLNHWYRMQGARIGSSVLIDTVDITDPFLVSFGEASVIAEGVMIQSHEVKNGVLSFHSVQVGRNSTIGPYAILEKGSVVGDGAEVRPLQKVEGVNPIIRSEKASKLCKKELDEEIPKTLVTLYHLLGIYAVGFLSSFSGAIVYLSYVYLTRTSFLLHYFMLACVAGAFHWLPAVVAACASIITEISSGPATSASFLALAYFCHGLVLSLLSGILNRCLAGDRGTQRSHIKTWFLYRVNIACHLRFAKLLTGTEAFCTYLRLFGAKVGRHCSIRAINPVCSPRMISIGDGVHLGDFSRVVTGFYSSDGFTCGEIQVQKNSVVGSQSLILSGSNIHEDVVLGALSIAPVGSVLERGGIYMGCQTPILVKNTLHALDERIEEMDEKYKKIVGKLAGNLAITTMKAKSRYFHRIGVGGKGVLNIYQDLSGLPNHSIFGPGKCFPVVIRHSNSLSADDDARIDARGAALRILSEESRQVPLLDLTLKTGKAFYARTIEDFATWLSCGLPAREQQVERCPHIRDAVWSSLRNTNSYTELHYYTNICRLLRFDSGEEMYVKFKLRPVDRDIGEVSGHVAPKGILPPETGAIPREENDTRPLLFLADDFRRRVDSSGHVRYIFQLQCRPVPSDGEEREWALDCTRPWDETEYPYMDIGEITIDQNLTMEESERLEFNPFLRCNEVDIIRATSCSQSASIDHGRSLVYEICQHLRNGTPLPMAWRSFLEQSGAKVDLSGCPMAATAAMLTKEFGDRRVTLARTRCQTLWATCCQPLLQTLLPYFVLGMVIFLLLRWMLIVKSTLELPLHWLLPPFWVASGIMAGLICAGAKWVLVGRKKEGEAVLIWSRVVFMDTVWQALRTVVGDYFVEMITGSVLFGVWMQLMGSSIEVDDGVYVDSMGAVLNPEMVEIRRGGAVGRDALLFGHSYEGEEGRVKYGKIKVGEGGFVGSRAVVMPGARVESGGCLGALSLAMKGEVVKSR from the exons ATGGATACTACAATATGTATTGAAGATCAACTGTCCAAGTTGCATCCATGCTTTCCTGTGCAGACAAGAATTGCTATCGTGGGAGCTGGGCCAAGTGGATTATCAGCTGCCTATGCCCTGGCGAAGCTTGGATATGGTAACGTGACCATATTCGAGAAGTGTCAATCAGTTGCTGGAATGTGTGAATCAGTTGATATTGAAG GAAAAATTTACGATCTGGGAGGTCAAGTTATTGCTGCAAACAGTGCCCCTGTTATATCTCATTTGGCAAAGGAAGTAGGTGCAGAATTTGAAGAAATGGACGCACACAAGCTTGCTTTTATTGATAGCCGTAGTGGGAAATTCGAAGACATGAAAGTGGCTGATGATTATGCTTCTCTGATCTCCATGACATTGAAATTACAA GATGAAGCAACAAGGTCCGGTCATATTGGAATTCATGCATTGAGTGGCATTGCATCTGATTCAACTCTTGATTTTCTGAAGTTGCACGGCCTGAGTTCTTTGCCTAAATCAGTAGCATATGGTTATACTGCATCTGGTTATGGTTTTGTTCAAGACATGCCATATGCTTATATTCAAGAGTTCACTAGGACTTCCATGGCTGGAAAGATTCGGCGTTTTAAAGGAGGATACATGAGCATGTGGCAAAAACTTAGCCAGTCTCTACCCTTTGAAGTCCTGTGTAACACCGAGGTTTTGATGGTCAAGCGAAATATTTCAGGTGTCAGAGTAACTGTCAAGAATGCTGATGATGAGCAAAAACTTATGAAGtttgataaaattatcttttcaggTAATTTGACATTCAAGAATGGAAGGACATACAGGTCTTCATTCCTAACAA CCGGGGAAAATGAGGTGGTAGATTTGAATGATCTCGAGAAGCAGCTATTCTGTAAGGTGCGAACAATAGATTACTACACCACCGTTCTCAAGATCAAAGGATTTGAGCATATATCTGTTGGTTTTTATTACTTCGGGGAATTTATGGAGGATCCTGCAACTATTGGACATCCTGTAGCAATGCAAAGATTCTTTGCTGATACAAATATTTTCCTGTTTTGGTCTTATGGAAACTCCAGTAATATCAGGAGTCCAACTGTGACCAGCCTTCTGATTAATGTTGTGAGGACCATGGGAGGAATCATCGAAAAGGTGGTATTGCAGCGCCGGTTCAAATACTTCCCTCACGTTGATAGTGAAG AGATGAAAAATGGCTTCTTTGAGAAGTTGGAAACACAACTTCAAGGTTTTCAGAATACTTATTATTTGGGAGGGCTGATGGCTTTTGAACTAACAGAACGAAACTCATCTTATGCCATGGCATTGGTCTGTAATTACTTTGCCAGACGTGGTGAGATGCCATTGATTCCATATGTTAAG AGATTGTTTCCTCTAGTTTCTAGTCAAGAGCCATATTTTCAGAGAGAACTTGGTGAACTTGCAGGCGTAGAATTTCCAGATCTGCCTTCCCTAGATAGTTATTTGAGCTTCTGGGGAACTCATCCAGTCACCGTTAGTAAAACTCTCTATACTTGGATTACTGAGGAAGGTCAAGTTGTGGACCAGAGAACCTACAGTGAACTCCAAGCCAATGCATGTCATATTGCTCAAAATCTGTTAACAAGCAAGAAACCAACTTTCAAACCAGGTGACCGGGTTCTTTTAGTCTACCTCCCTGGTCTGGAATTTATTGATGCcttttttgggtgcctcaaagcaaAAATCGTACCAGTTCCTCTTTTGCCTCCTGATCCACTAAAGAGAGGTGGACAAGCACTTCTCAAGATTCATAACATTTCTAAATTGTGCAACACTGTAGCAATTCTATCCACATCTTCATACCACAGAGCTGTTAGAACAGGCTTTGTGATGAATGTGATATCATTGACAAATAGCAATTCGAGATCTTCAGCTTTTTGGCCTGACCTTCCATGGATCTATACAGATTCATTGATCAAGAAGTATAGAAGTCAGTCTAGGAAACTGAAAGACTTGGAATCTGAAGCCATAAGCTCTGAGTCTCAACCAGATGATATATGCTTTCTGCAATTCACATCAGGTTCGACTGGTGATCCAAAGGGGGTGATGATAACTCATGGAGGGTTAATTCATAATGTCAAAACAATGAGAAGAAAATATAGGAGCACCTCAAAAACTATTTTGGTTAGTTGGCTTCCTCAGTATCATGACATGGGGCTTATAGGTGGCCTTTTTACTGCTCTAGTCAGTGGtggatcttcaattcttttctcaCCAATGACATTTATCAGGAATCCTCTTCTGTGGCTTCAAACCATGAGTGACTATCAGGCAACTCACAGTGCAGCTCCTAATTTCGCATTTGAACTGGTAATTAGAAGGTTAGAATCTGATAAAGTAAAGAACCATGCTTATGATCTGTCTTCAGTTGTCTTTCTTATGGTTGCTGCTGAACCAGTGAGGCAGAAAACTCTAAAAAAATTCATTGATATTTCTCGACCATTTGGTCTTTGTCAAGAGATTTTGGCTCCCGGCTATGGTCTGGCTGAGAACTGTGTGTTTGTAAGCTGTGCTTTTGGAGAGGGTAAGCCAGTCCTCATAGATTGGCAGGGTAGAGTCTGCTGTGGCTACGTCAATCCGAATGATTCGGATGTTGACATTACGATCATAGATCCAGAAACTCTCAAAGAGCATGAAGAATTTGGGAAAGAGGGTGAGATATGGATTAGCAGTCCCAGTGCAGGTATAGGGTACTGGGGTGATAAAGATATGAGTCAAAAGACATTCTTTAATGAGCTCGATAACCACAAAGGCAAGAGATACACAAGAACAGGAGACCTGGGGAGAATAATTGATGGGAAGCTTTTCATTACTGGAAGAATAAAGGATTTAATTATTGTTGCTGGAAGAAACATCTACTCTGCCGATGTAGAGAAGACAGTAGAAAGTTCATCCAAAGCCTTACGCCCAGGTTGCTGTGCTGTTATTGGTGTTCCAGAGGAAACGTTGACAGAAAAAGGGATTTCAGTTCCGGAGACTTCTGATCAAGTTGGACTGGTTGTGATTGCCGAGGTTAAGGAGGGAGAATCAGTGAATGAAGAGATTGTTGAGGAAATCAAAGCACGAGTAACAGAAGAACATGGTGTCTCTGTAGCTTCTGTGAAGCTGATTAAGCCTAGAACTATATCAAAAACATCATCCGGAAAGATCCGAAGGTTTGAATGCCTGAAGCAATTCACAGATGACACACTAATTCTAGTAAAAAAGCCCAATATTTCTAAGAAGATTTTATCTCGATCTTTCACCACTGGCAGCTCCATAGAGGGAAGGAGATTACACCTGCCACTGGATAAATCTCCTAATTTTCAACCTCGCAATGCTGGAAAGAATGTTGGTGAAATAATCAATTTTCTGAAAAGACTTGTAGCAGAGCAAACTGGGTTAGAAGTTGAGAAGATATCTGCTACTGAAAGCCTTGTTTCATACGGTATTGATTCAATTGGAGTGGTTAGAGCAGCACAGAAACTCTCAGATTATCTTGGTGTTCCTGTTGGAGCAGTAGACATTTTCACTGCAACTTGCATTTCAGATTTAGCAAGCTTTTCAGGAAATCTTCTTCTTGAGTCTCAGCCCGGGTCCATGACAACTACTTCTTACCTTCCAGAGGTTGAAGCAGAATTCCTCGGGCACGATATTAATCCATCAACAATTTGGAAACTGACTATATGGTTGCTACAACTTTTGGCCATcacttatatttcttttatcctcGTTTTTCCTGCTTATGTTTCAAGCTCCATGTTCATGAAGTTGCATCCTCTTATTCTGATCGAGGAAATGTCATTCGCATCTTCTCTTATTTCTCTTGTCCTGGCACCTCTTGCCTGGATTTCCTACATCTTCCTCACCTGCCTTTTCCTCTCCCTGTTTGGAAACTCGTTCTTACAGCTTAACTATGTTCTCACCCCAGAGGTCTCCATCTGGTCCGTTGATTTTGTAAAGTGGTGGGCACTTAGCAAGGCTCAAGAACTGGCCGCAAAATTCTTGGCTGTATACCTCAGAGGGACAGCATTCTTGAATCATTGGTACAGGATGCAAGGAGCTCGGATAGGATCATCTGTTCTAATCGACACCGTTGACATTACAGACCCCTTTTTGGTGTCATTTGGAGAAGCATCTGTGATAGCGGAAGGTGTAATGATTCAAAGCCATGAAGTGAAGAATGGAGTATTGAGCTTTCACTCGGTCCAAGTTGGCCGGAATTCCACAATCGGCccctatgccatacttgagaaaggaAGTGTAGTGGGAGATGGTGCAGAGGTTCGGCCTCTACAAAAGGTTGAGGGTGTAAATCCTATAATCAGATCAGAGAAAGCCTCTAAACTTTGCAAG AAAGAATTAGACGAAGAGATTCCAAAGACTTTGGTAACACTTTATCACCTTCTGGGAATCTATGCAGTCGGTTTCCTTAGTTCCTTCTCTGGTGCCATTGTTTATTTGTCATACGTATACCTCACCAGAACCTCGTTTCTGCTGCATTATTTCATGTTGGCATGCGTTGCTGGTGCCTTCCATTGGTTGCCGGCTGTTGTGGCAGCATGTGCCTCCATAATTACTGAGATCTCATCCGGTCCAGCAACTTCTGCTTCCTTCCTTGCCCTTGCTTACTTCTGCCATGGTCTAGTCCTCAGCCTCCTCAGCGGTATTCTTAACCGCTGCCTTGCTGGAGATCGAGGAACTCAAAGATcccacatcaaaacatggtttctctATCGAGTAAACATCGCCTGCCACCTCAGGTTTGCCAAACTACTGACAGGAACAGAAGCATTTTGCACATATCTACGCCTTTTCGGGGCTAAAGTGGGTCGTCATTGTTCTATCAGAGCCATCAATCCAGTTTGTAGCCCCAGAATGATTTCCATTGGAGATGGCGTCCATCTTGGTGATTTCAGCCGGGTTGTAACTGGATTCTATTCCTCTGATGGTTTTACTTGTGGAGAAATCCAGGTGCAGAAGAACTCGGTAGTTGGAAGCCAAAGCCTCATCCTCTCAGGCTCAAACATCCACGAAGATGTTGTCCTGGGAGCCCTTTCTATTGCACCTGTGGGTTCTGTACTTGAAAGAGGTGGCATCTATATGGGTTGTCAGACACCAATCTTGGTCAAAAACACCTTGCATGCTTTAGATGAGAGGATCGAAGAGATGGACGAAAAGTACAAGAAGATCGTTGGTAAACTTGCTGGAAACTTGGCCATAACGACGATGAAAGCCAAATCAAGGTACTTCCATCGGATTGGTGTTGGTGGAAAGGGTGTTCTAAATATCTACCAGGATCTCTCAGGATTGCCGAATCACAGCATCTTCGGGCCAGGCAAGTGTTTCCCGGTAGTAATCCGACATAGCAACAGTCTCAGTGCAGATGATGATGCCAGGATTGATGCACGGGGCGCTGCTTTACGGATTCTGTCAGAAGAAAGTCGTCAAGTACCTCTTCTTGATCTGACCCTGAAAACAGGCAAAGCTTTCTATGCACGCACCATCGAAGACTTCGCCACTTGGCTCTCATGTGGCCTTCCTGCAAGAGAGCAGCAAGTGGAGCGTTGTCCCCACATTCGTGATGCTGTCTGGAGTTCGCTGAGGAACACAAACTCTTACACAGAGCTGCACTACTATACAAACATCTGCAGGCTATTACGCTTTGACAGTGGCGAGGAGATGTATGTCAAGTTCAAACTCCGACCTGTTGATCGTGACATTGGTGAGGTCTCCGGTCACGTTGCTCCGAAGGGTATCCTTCCTCCGGAAACCGGTGCAATCCCAAGGGAAGAGAATGACACCCGTCCGTTGCTCTTCCTCGCCGATGATTTCCGGAGACGAGTAGATTCCTCAGGTCATGTCCGTTATATATTTCAGCTGCAATGCAGGCCAGTTCCATCGGACGGAGAAGAACGTGAATGGGCTCTCGACTGCACCAGGCCATGGGATGAGACGGAGTACCCGTACATGGACATCGGCGAGATCACAATCGATCAGAATCTCACCATGGAAGAATCCGAGAGACTGGAATTCAACCCGTTTCTCCGCTGCAACGAGGTCGATATTATCCGAGCAACCTCGTGCTCCCAAAGTGCATCTATTGATCATGGCCGCTCATTGGTGTACGAGATATGTCAACATCTACGTAACGGCACGCCGCTCCCAATGGCCTGGCGGAGCTTCCTTGAGCAGTCTGGTGCAAAGGTGGACCTTTCTGGTTGTCCAATGGCAGCAACCGCGGCGATGCTGACAAAGGAATTTGGTGACCGCAGAGTGACACTGGCGAGGACTAGGTGTCAAACACTCTGGGCTACCTGTTGTCAGCCACTGCTGCAGACATTGCTGCCTTATTTCGTTCTTGGAATGGTGATCTTCCTGCTGCTCCGTTGGATGCTCATCGTCAAGTCCACTCTGGAGCTACCACTGCATTGGTTGCTGCCGCCATTCTGGGTTGCGTCGGGGATCATGGCCGGACTGATATGTGCCGGAGCCAAGTGGGTGCTGgtggggaggaagaaggaaggagaAGCGGTGCTGATATGGAGCCGGGTGGTATTCATGGACACGGTGTGGCAGGCGCTAAGGACTGTGGTGGGTGACTACTTCGTGGAGATGATAACCGGATCCGTGTTGTTCGGGGTGTGGATGCAGCTCATGGGGTCGAGCATCGAGGTGGACGACGGGGTCTACGTGGACAGCATGGGGGCAGTGCTGAACCCAGAGATGGTGGAGATCCGGAGGGGTGGGGCTGTGGGGAGGGATGCACTGCTCTTTGGGCATAGCTACGAAGGGGAAGAAGGGAGAGTGAAGTACGGGAAGATTAAGGTTGGGGAGGGCGGGTTTGTAGGAAGCAGGGCTGTGGTCATGCCTGGGGCGAGGGTGGAGAGTGGGGGTTGTCTTGGTGCCCTTTCCTTGGCCATGAAAGGAGAGGTTGTGAAGTCCAGGTGA